From Azospirillum sp. TSA2s, a single genomic window includes:
- a CDS encoding branched-chain amino acid ABC transporter permease — MYGGSPKILLVGAGLLLAVLAPYVLYPVFLMKVLCFALFACAFNLLIGFAGLLSFGHAAFFGGAAYIAAHTVKEWGWAPEAGLLAATVVAGLMGLVFGLIAIRRQGIYFAMITLALSQMVFFLALQLPFTHGEDGIQGVPRGTLFGLFDLSQPLTMYYTVLAIFLAGFALIWRTVHSPFGQVLKAIRENEPRAVSLGYRTDRYKLVAFVLSASLAGLAGGTKALVFQLASLTDVTWQMSGEVVLMTLLGGMGTLFGPVVGAGLVVTLESYLASTSLPVPVVIGCIFVVCVLVFRRGIVGEIQHRLFRRDRG; from the coding sequence ATGTATGGCGGCTCGCCGAAAATCCTGTTGGTCGGAGCCGGGCTGCTGCTGGCGGTCCTGGCGCCCTATGTCCTTTATCCTGTCTTCCTGATGAAGGTGCTGTGCTTCGCGCTGTTCGCCTGCGCCTTCAACCTGCTGATCGGCTTCGCCGGCCTGCTCAGCTTCGGCCATGCCGCCTTCTTCGGCGGGGCGGCCTACATCGCCGCCCACACCGTGAAGGAATGGGGCTGGGCGCCGGAGGCAGGGCTGCTCGCCGCCACCGTGGTGGCCGGGCTGATGGGGCTGGTCTTCGGGTTGATCGCCATCCGCCGGCAGGGCATCTATTTCGCCATGATCACCCTGGCGCTGTCGCAGATGGTGTTCTTCCTGGCGCTGCAGCTGCCCTTCACCCATGGCGAGGACGGCATCCAGGGCGTGCCGCGCGGCACCCTGTTCGGGCTGTTCGACCTCAGCCAGCCGCTGACCATGTACTACACCGTGCTGGCGATCTTCCTCGCCGGCTTCGCCCTGATCTGGCGCACGGTGCATTCGCCCTTCGGACAGGTGCTGAAGGCGATCCGCGAGAACGAGCCGCGCGCGGTGTCGCTCGGCTACCGCACCGACCGCTACAAGCTGGTCGCCTTCGTGCTGTCGGCCTCGCTGGCCGGGCTGGCCGGCGGGACCAAGGCTCTGGTGTTCCAACTCGCCAGCCTGACCGACGTGACGTGGCAGATGTCGGGCGAGGTGGTGCTGATGACGCTGCTGGGCGGCATGGGCACGCTGTTCGGGCCGGTGGTCGGTGCCGGGCTGGTGGTGACGCTGGAAAGCTACCTCGCCTCCACCAGCCTGCCGGTGCCGGTGGTGATCGGCTGCATCTTCGTCGTCTGTGTCCTGGTCTTCCGCAGGGGTATCGTCGGGGAGATCCAGCATCGACTGTTCCGTAGGGATAGGGGCTGA
- a CDS encoding branched-chain amino acid ABC transporter permease, with the protein MSQLLGIPPQALFGQLLLGLINGSFYALLSLGLAVIFGMLNVVNMAHGALYMVGAFVAWLLLSYAGVGYWGALVLAPLVVGLIGLVLERTMLRRLYKVDHLYGLLLTFGLALIFEGAFRHWYGVSGQPYPIPDLLKGGTNLGFMYLPTYRGWVVAASLLVCLGTWFAIERTKLGAYLRAATENPTLVQAFGINVPVMVSLTYGFGVALAGLAGVLAAPIYQVSPLMGSNLIIVVFAVVVIGGMGSILGAIVTGLGLGLLEGLTKVVYPEASNIVVFVIMAVVLMMKPAGLFGRER; encoded by the coding sequence ATGTCCCAACTGCTCGGCATTCCGCCGCAGGCCCTGTTCGGCCAGCTTCTGCTCGGCCTGATCAACGGCTCCTTCTATGCGCTGCTCAGCCTGGGGCTGGCGGTGATCTTCGGCATGCTCAACGTCGTCAACATGGCGCATGGCGCGCTCTACATGGTCGGCGCCTTCGTGGCGTGGCTGCTGCTGAGCTATGCCGGCGTCGGTTACTGGGGGGCGCTGGTGCTGGCGCCGCTGGTGGTCGGCCTCATTGGGCTGGTGCTGGAGCGCACCATGCTGCGCCGGCTCTACAAGGTCGACCATCTCTATGGACTGCTGCTGACCTTCGGGCTGGCGCTGATCTTCGAGGGCGCCTTCCGCCATTGGTACGGCGTGTCGGGCCAGCCCTATCCCATTCCCGACCTGCTGAAGGGCGGCACCAACCTGGGTTTCATGTATCTGCCGACCTACCGGGGCTGGGTGGTCGCGGCCTCGCTGCTGGTGTGCCTGGGCACCTGGTTCGCCATCGAGCGGACCAAGCTGGGGGCGTATCTGCGGGCGGCGACGGAGAACCCGACGCTGGTGCAGGCCTTCGGCATCAACGTGCCGGTGATGGTGTCGCTGACCTACGGCTTCGGCGTGGCGCTGGCCGGTCTGGCCGGGGTTCTGGCGGCGCCGATCTACCAGGTGTCGCCGCTGATGGGGTCGAACCTGATCATCGTGGTGTTCGCGGTGGTGGTGATCGGCGGCATGGGCTCGATCCTGGGCGCCATCGTCACCGGCCTGGGGCTGGGGCTGCTGGAGGGGCTGACCAAGGTGGTCTACCCGGAAGCCTCCAACATCGTGGTGTTCGTGATCATGGCGGTGGTGCTGATGATGAAGCCGGCCGGCCTGTTCGGACGGGAGAGATAG
- a CDS encoding ABC transporter ATP-binding protein has translation MPDGMHTKTAMLEIADLHGYYGESHVLHGVSLEVRQGEVVTLLGRNGAGKTSTMRAIMGIMGKRTGSIRFQGQELIGMAQHRIPRLGIGYVPEERGIFSSLSVDENLTLPPVVKDGGMTVPQIYDLFPNLKGRGSTQGTRLSGGEQQMLAIARILRTGATLILLDEPTEGLAPVIIEQIGVAVRALKARGFTIVLVEQNFRFAATIADRHYVMEEGHVVDMIPNDQLDANMNKLHTYLGV, from the coding sequence ATGCCTGACGGGATGCACACCAAGACTGCCATGCTGGAGATCGCCGACCTGCACGGCTATTACGGCGAAAGCCATGTGCTGCACGGCGTCAGCCTGGAGGTGCGGCAGGGCGAGGTGGTGACGCTGCTGGGCCGCAACGGCGCCGGCAAGACCTCCACCATGCGCGCGATCATGGGGATCATGGGCAAGCGCACCGGCTCCATCCGTTTCCAGGGCCAGGAGCTGATCGGCATGGCCCAGCACCGCATTCCCCGCCTTGGCATCGGCTATGTGCCGGAGGAGCGCGGCATCTTCTCCAGCCTCAGCGTGGACGAGAACCTGACGCTGCCGCCGGTGGTGAAGGACGGCGGGATGACGGTGCCGCAGATCTACGACCTGTTCCCCAACCTGAAGGGCCGCGGCTCGACGCAGGGCACCCGCCTGTCGGGCGGCGAGCAGCAGATGCTGGCGATCGCCCGCATCCTGCGCACCGGCGCCACCCTGATCCTGCTGGACGAGCCGACCGAGGGCTTGGCCCCGGTCATCATCGAGCAGATCGGCGTGGCGGTGCGGGCGCTGAAGGCGCGCGGCTTCACCATCGTGCTGGTGGAGCAGAACTTCCGCTTCGCCGCCACCATCGCCGACCGCCATTACGTGATGGAGGAGGGCCATGTGGTGGACATGATCCCCAACGACCAGCTCGACGCCAACATGAACAAGCTCCACACCTATCTCGGCGTGTGA
- a CDS encoding ABC transporter ATP-binding protein gives MPTDDIILEARDLTKEFKGFVAVRGVNLQVRRGTIHALIGPNGAGKSTVFNLLTKFLTPTRGQILYKGRDITRTKPADIALMGLVRSFQISAVFPHLSVLENVRVALQRPLGTSFHFWKSESSLYDLHDRALELIEAVNLTPWAGHTAAELPYGRKRALEIATTLALDPEVMLLDEPLAGMGHEDIEGTAALIKRVAADRTVLMVEHNLSVVAHLSDTITVLRRGEILAEGPYEVVSKNPQVMEAYMGTGHA, from the coding sequence GTGCCCACCGACGACATCATCCTGGAAGCGCGCGACCTGACGAAGGAGTTCAAGGGCTTCGTGGCGGTTCGGGGTGTGAACCTGCAGGTTCGCCGCGGCACCATCCACGCGCTGATCGGCCCGAACGGCGCCGGCAAGAGCACGGTGTTCAACCTGCTGACCAAGTTCCTGACGCCCACCCGCGGCCAGATCCTCTACAAGGGCCGCGACATCACCCGCACCAAGCCGGCCGACATCGCGCTGATGGGGCTGGTGCGCTCCTTCCAGATTTCGGCCGTCTTCCCGCATCTCAGCGTGCTGGAGAATGTCCGGGTGGCGTTGCAACGCCCGCTCGGCACCAGCTTCCACTTCTGGAAGTCCGAGTCGTCGCTCTACGACCTGCACGACCGGGCGCTGGAACTGATCGAGGCGGTGAACCTCACCCCCTGGGCCGGCCACACCGCCGCCGAGCTGCCCTATGGCCGCAAGCGCGCGCTGGAGATCGCCACCACCCTGGCGCTCGACCCGGAGGTGATGCTGCTGGACGAGCCGCTGGCCGGCATGGGCCATGAGGACATCGAGGGCACGGCGGCGCTGATCAAGCGCGTCGCCGCCGACCGCACCGTGCTGATGGTGGAGCACAATTTGTCGGTCGTCGCCCACCTGTCGGACACCATCACCGTTCTGCGCCGCGGCGAAATCCTGGCGGAGGGACCGTACGAGGTCGTCTCCAAGAACCCGCAGGTGATGGAAGCTTATATGGGGACCGGACATGCCTGA
- a CDS encoding GntR family transcriptional regulator, whose protein sequence is MADLPSDISDDAEKAVSLQERAYRLLRAMIEDGRIGPGERLQEAQVAKAFGISRSPARHALRTLCVEALVEEHDGKGYVVAGRGAGVADGSLASLEPVKIQSTPQWERIYKEVEQELFIRILFGAVRINEKQLALHFDVSRTVTRDLLARMHGMGLIEKDDAGHWLSRRITPDHIRDLYEMRRLLEPKALQKSLPHLPVPMLRQARDRVAQALECATPDSAAFDRIERDLHVDILSCCPNTEILRALERTHMVFGPTRYLFHPFLGVPVEMIDGALKEHMQILDRALRDDVAGAAQALHDHLEVADDRWLRRFEIIASTTQLQFPAYLSPAGG, encoded by the coding sequence GTGGCAGACTTGCCAAGCGACATCTCCGATGACGCAGAGAAGGCCGTTTCATTGCAGGAGCGCGCATATCGGCTGCTGAGAGCGATGATCGAGGACGGCCGGATCGGGCCAGGGGAGCGTCTGCAGGAAGCCCAGGTGGCGAAAGCCTTCGGCATCAGCCGCTCTCCTGCCCGCCATGCCTTGCGGACGCTGTGCGTTGAGGCTTTGGTCGAGGAGCACGACGGGAAGGGATATGTGGTCGCCGGACGTGGGGCCGGCGTCGCCGACGGGTCGCTCGCCAGCCTGGAGCCGGTCAAGATCCAGTCCACGCCCCAATGGGAACGCATCTACAAGGAGGTCGAGCAGGAACTCTTCATTCGCATTCTGTTCGGGGCGGTGAGAATCAACGAGAAGCAGCTTGCCCTGCATTTCGACGTCAGCCGCACTGTGACCCGCGATCTGCTGGCGCGCATGCATGGAATGGGTCTGATCGAGAAGGACGATGCCGGTCATTGGCTGTCACGCCGCATCACGCCCGACCATATCCGCGACCTCTACGAGATGCGCCGCCTGCTGGAGCCGAAGGCCCTGCAGAAATCCCTGCCGCACCTTCCGGTGCCGATGCTGCGCCAAGCCCGCGACCGCGTCGCGCAGGCGCTGGAATGTGCCACGCCCGACAGCGCGGCCTTCGACCGGATTGAGCGCGACCTGCACGTCGATATCCTGTCATGCTGCCCGAACACGGAGATCCTGCGGGCGCTGGAGCGGACACACATGGTGTTCGGGCCGACCCGTTATCTCTTCCACCCCTTCCTGGGCGTGCCGGTCGAGATGATCGACGGCGCCCTGAAGGAGCATATGCAGATCCTGGACCGCGCCCTGCGCGACGATGTCGCTGGCGCGGCACAGGCACTGCACGATCACCTGGAGGTCGCAGACGACCGCTGGCTGAGACGTTTCGAGATCATCGCGAGCACGACGCAACTCCAGTTCCCCGCCTATCTGTCACCGGCCGGCGGGTGA
- a CDS encoding fumarylacetoacetate hydrolase family protein — MKLCQYGDPNREKPGLIDDEGRLRDLSHLRGAFTPEDLSPEGLSRLSAIDPRELPLVAGSPRLGVPYHGISKVVCIGLNYSDHAAETGLPIPSEPIIFLKSTSAICGPNDDTIQPPHSTKLDWEVELGVVVGRTARHVSEGDALDHVAGYCVVNDVSERAFQMQSSQWDKGKGCDSFAPIGPWLVTADEVPDPQNLDMWLDVNGERMQTGNTRTMIFGVAALLSYCSAYMTLFPGDVIATGTPPGVGMGKTPEPVWLKTGDVVTLGVQGLGRQRQTVVPWRR, encoded by the coding sequence ATGAAATTGTGCCAGTATGGTGACCCGAACCGGGAGAAGCCGGGTCTGATCGACGACGAGGGCCGGCTGCGTGACCTGTCACACCTCCGCGGCGCCTTCACCCCCGAAGACCTGTCTCCGGAAGGCCTGTCCAGGCTGTCGGCGATCGATCCGCGGGAACTGCCCCTCGTCGCCGGGTCGCCCCGCCTCGGCGTGCCCTACCACGGCATTTCCAAAGTCGTCTGCATCGGTTTGAACTACTCGGACCATGCCGCGGAAACCGGCCTGCCCATCCCGTCGGAACCGATCATCTTCCTGAAATCGACCTCGGCCATCTGTGGACCGAATGACGACACCATCCAGCCCCCACATTCGACCAAGCTGGACTGGGAGGTCGAACTGGGCGTGGTCGTCGGTCGGACCGCTCGCCACGTCAGCGAAGGCGACGCGCTCGACCATGTCGCCGGCTACTGCGTGGTGAACGACGTATCGGAGCGTGCCTTCCAGATGCAGTCGTCGCAATGGGACAAGGGAAAGGGCTGTGACAGCTTCGCGCCGATCGGCCCGTGGCTCGTCACCGCCGACGAGGTGCCCGATCCGCAGAATTTGGATATGTGGCTGGACGTCAACGGCGAGCGCATGCAGACCGGCAACACCCGGACGATGATCTTCGGCGTGGCTGCCCTGCTGTCCTATTGCAGCGCCTACATGACGCTGTTTCCGGGCGACGTCATCGCGACCGGCACGCCCCCGGGCGTTGGCATGGGCAAGACCCCGGAACCGGTCTGGCTGAAGACCGGCGACGTTGTGACCCTCGGTGTCCAGGGGCTTGGCCGGCAACGGCAGACCGTGGTGCCGTGGCGGAGGTAA
- a CDS encoding SDR family NAD(P)-dependent oxidoreductase — MRAGGAVTTALVSGGGRGIGRATAAALAAAGTDVAIVDLDVDAGRETAKLVEAAGRRALFLQTDVSDGAQMAEAVDEVERRLGPISAFANNAGIEGVVAPLHLYPDDVFDRLLQVNTKGVFLGLKHVLARMIPRGEGAIVNTASTSAVRGRAGLAGYVATKHAVLGLTRVAALDVAGTAIRVNAVLPGPIETRMIRSLDEQAGRSGGIRRAGTAAYGRPEDVAEVIRFLLSDQARHVNGAAWTVDGGSTVA, encoded by the coding sequence ATGCGCGCTGGTGGCGCAGTGACCACCGCCCTGGTGAGCGGCGGCGGCCGCGGCATCGGACGGGCAACGGCGGCGGCGCTCGCCGCGGCGGGCACCGATGTCGCCATCGTCGACCTGGATGTCGATGCCGGCCGCGAAACCGCGAAACTGGTGGAGGCCGCCGGACGCCGGGCGCTGTTCCTGCAAACCGACGTTTCGGACGGCGCGCAGATGGCCGAGGCGGTCGACGAGGTGGAGCGGAGATTGGGTCCGATCAGCGCCTTCGCGAACAATGCCGGCATCGAAGGCGTCGTCGCCCCCCTCCACCTTTATCCGGACGACGTCTTCGACCGGCTCTTGCAGGTCAACACCAAGGGCGTCTTCCTCGGCCTGAAACATGTCCTCGCCCGCATGATTCCACGCGGAGAAGGGGCGATCGTCAATACGGCATCCACTTCGGCGGTTCGCGGACGCGCCGGGCTGGCGGGTTATGTGGCCACGAAGCACGCCGTGCTGGGCCTGACCCGCGTGGCGGCGCTCGACGTGGCGGGGACGGCGATCCGTGTCAACGCGGTCCTGCCGGGCCCGATCGAGACCCGCATGATCCGCTCCCTGGACGAGCAGGCCGGCAGGTCGGGGGGCATCCGGCGGGCGGGGACGGCAGCCTACGGCAGGCCCGAAGACGTCGCCGAGGTCATCCGCTTCCTGCTCTCGGATCAGGCCCGCCACGTCAACGGCGCCGCTTGGACGGTCGACGGCGGTTCCACCGTCGCCTGA
- a CDS encoding ABC transporter substrate-binding protein produces MTTSTRPLHRRRLMASAAGFFCFAAVAAPAGLAQAQTQAATPLRIGVLTDMSSLYADITGNGSVVAAQMAVEDFTAGHKMRPIEVLSADHLNKADIAASLAREWIDTKGVDVIVDLPNSAVALAVNNIVRDKNKAMLVAGASSSDLTGKACSPNTVQWTYDTYALAVGTTRAVVGAGDKTWFALTADYAFGQAMENDVRNVLKELGGTMVGSVRTPLNTQDFASFLLQAQASPAKVVSLINAGGDTINSIKQATEFGITESGKRLVAMVLYLHDVHSLGLKIAQGLQFTAAFYWDLNDQTRQWSKRFAERNGGKYPSQLQAGVYAEVLHYLKAVEASGGQSADGKAIIAKMKEISTDDPLFGKGSIRIDGRKLHDMYLFEVKTPAESNYPWDYYKVKQVIPSEQVWRPLKDGGCALVAQ; encoded by the coding sequence ATGACGACATCGACCCGGCCGCTCCACCGCCGCCGCCTCATGGCATCGGCCGCCGGCTTTTTCTGCTTTGCCGCCGTCGCGGCACCGGCAGGTCTCGCGCAGGCCCAGACGCAGGCAGCGACGCCTCTTCGCATCGGCGTGCTTACCGACATGTCCAGCCTTTATGCCGACATCACCGGCAACGGCTCGGTCGTCGCCGCCCAGATGGCGGTGGAGGATTTCACCGCCGGCCACAAGATGCGCCCCATCGAGGTGCTGAGCGCCGACCATCTCAACAAGGCGGACATCGCCGCCTCGCTCGCCCGGGAATGGATCGACACCAAGGGCGTCGATGTAATCGTCGATCTGCCGAATTCCGCAGTCGCCTTGGCGGTCAACAACATCGTCCGCGACAAGAACAAGGCGATGCTCGTCGCGGGTGCTTCTTCGTCGGATCTCACCGGCAAGGCCTGCTCGCCCAACACCGTCCAGTGGACTTACGACACTTATGCGCTGGCCGTCGGCACCACACGGGCGGTGGTCGGCGCCGGCGACAAGACATGGTTCGCCCTGACCGCCGACTACGCCTTTGGCCAAGCGATGGAAAACGACGTGCGCAACGTCCTGAAGGAGTTGGGTGGCACCATGGTGGGCAGCGTCCGCACGCCGCTGAATACCCAGGATTTCGCGTCCTTCCTCCTTCAGGCGCAGGCGTCGCCGGCCAAGGTGGTCAGCCTGATCAATGCCGGCGGCGACACCATCAATTCGATCAAGCAGGCAACCGAATTCGGGATCACCGAGTCCGGCAAGCGTTTGGTCGCCATGGTCCTGTACCTCCATGATGTCCATTCGCTGGGCCTGAAGATCGCGCAGGGGCTGCAGTTCACCGCTGCCTTCTACTGGGACCTCAACGATCAGACCCGCCAGTGGAGCAAACGCTTCGCCGAGCGCAACGGCGGAAAGTATCCCAGCCAGCTCCAGGCCGGCGTCTATGCCGAAGTGCTGCATTACCTGAAGGCTGTCGAGGCGTCCGGCGGCCAATCCGCGGACGGCAAGGCCATCATCGCCAAAATGAAGGAAATCTCGACCGACGACCCGCTGTTCGGCAAGGGCAGCATCCGGATCGACGGCCGCAAGCTGCACGACATGTACCTGTTCGAGGTCAAGACGCCGGCCGAGTCGAACTATCCCTGGGACTATTACAAGGTCAAGCAGGTCATCCCCTCCGAACAGGTCTGGCGGCCGCTGAAGGACGGCGGATGCGCGCTGGTGGCGCAGTGA
- a CDS encoding acetoacetate decarboxylase family protein, whose translation MFGKYKMHENSGVNPPYAPAYPLEWECPLRTVEVVTRVEQAKVAKLLSDTPFELVNDRVAFRFMLSPGHTLAIHAGEMFDLMVSVPVRYEGLFTHTHIFMYCSDPMGIAAGREIFGYTKKDATYRFNESADGAVEGWVKRRGIPLADFSFTPDPQAPLVALVDGEEQPAGEIHVRRVPHPERPEPVYSDIVYRRTPLAYSPPRQGRVSMTLHASEYDPIAALEPEILGAHFMASDVYGGGFEVEDRRLLKRLIP comes from the coding sequence ATGTTCGGCAAGTACAAGATGCACGAGAACAGCGGCGTCAACCCGCCCTACGCGCCGGCCTATCCGCTGGAATGGGAGTGCCCGCTGCGGACGGTCGAGGTGGTGACCCGGGTGGAACAGGCCAAGGTGGCGAAGCTGCTGTCGGACACGCCGTTCGAACTGGTGAACGATCGCGTCGCCTTCCGCTTCATGCTGTCGCCCGGCCATACGCTGGCGATCCATGCCGGCGAGATGTTCGACCTGATGGTCTCGGTCCCGGTCCGCTACGAGGGACTGTTCACCCACACCCATATCTTCATGTACTGCTCAGACCCGATGGGCATCGCCGCCGGGCGCGAAATTTTCGGCTACACCAAGAAGGACGCGACCTACCGTTTCAACGAGTCGGCGGATGGGGCGGTCGAGGGCTGGGTCAAGCGCCGCGGCATTCCGCTGGCGGATTTCAGCTTCACGCCGGACCCACAAGCACCGCTGGTGGCGCTGGTCGATGGCGAGGAGCAGCCGGCTGGCGAGATCCATGTCCGGCGGGTTCCGCATCCGGAACGTCCGGAACCGGTCTACTCGGACATCGTCTACCGCCGGACGCCGCTCGCCTATTCGCCGCCGCGCCAGGGACGGGTGAGCATGACGCTGCATGCATCGGAGTATGACCCGATCGCCGCCCTGGAACCGGAAATCCTGGGCGCGCATTTCATGGCGTCCGACGTTTACGGTGGCGGCTTTGAGGTCGAGGACCGGCGCCTGCTGAAGCGCCTCATTCCCTGA